A genomic segment from uncultured Marinifilum sp. encodes:
- the glf gene encoding UDP-galactopyranose mutase translates to MYDFLIVGAGLYGAVFAQQAVKKGKKVLVIEKRDHIAGNIYCEKRNGINVHKFGAHIFHTNNEEVWQYVNQFVQFNNYVNSPLANYKGKIYNLPFNMNTFYQMWGTITPDEAKAEIDKQRAKYKNIEPANLEEQALFLGGKDIYEKLIKGYTEKQWGRPATEIPAFIIKRLPFRFTYNNNYFNDPYQGIPKGGYNVLVENLLKGAEVKLGVDFLENKEYYKSIADKIIYTGEIDQYFDYKFGQLEYRSLRFEHELIENCDNYQGNAVVNYTEREVPFTRILEHKHFEFGTQDKTIITREYPMDWEKGMEPYYPINDERNNNLYEKYKALGKADEQVIFGGRLGEYKYYDMDKVMASALDKSKLIIE, encoded by the coding sequence ATGTATGACTTTCTAATTGTTGGAGCAGGACTCTATGGTGCAGTATTTGCTCAACAAGCTGTAAAAAAAGGAAAAAAAGTATTGGTCATTGAAAAGCGTGATCATATTGCAGGTAATATTTATTGCGAAAAACGCAATGGAATTAATGTTCATAAATTTGGCGCTCATATTTTTCACACTAACAATGAAGAAGTTTGGCAATATGTGAATCAATTTGTACAATTTAACAATTACGTAAACTCTCCTTTAGCCAATTACAAAGGTAAGATCTACAATCTTCCTTTTAATATGAATACCTTTTATCAGATGTGGGGAACCATTACTCCCGATGAAGCAAAAGCTGAAATTGATAAACAACGAGCAAAGTACAAAAACATAGAACCAGCCAATTTAGAAGAGCAAGCTCTGTTTCTTGGTGGTAAAGATATCTATGAGAAATTAATTAAAGGATATACCGAAAAACAATGGGGAAGACCAGCAACAGAGATTCCTGCATTTATTATTAAACGACTACCGTTCCGATTTACCTACAACAACAATTATTTTAACGATCCATATCAGGGAATACCCAAAGGAGGATACAATGTATTGGTTGAAAATTTGCTTAAGGGAGCAGAAGTAAAATTAGGAGTAGATTTTCTCGAGAACAAAGAGTATTACAAATCAATTGCTGATAAAATTATCTACACAGGAGAAATTGACCAGTATTTCGATTATAAATTTGGGCAACTTGAATATAGAAGTTTGAGATTTGAACATGAATTAATAGAAAATTGTGATAACTATCAGGGTAATGCCGTAGTAAACTATACCGAAAGAGAGGTACCTTTTACCCGCATTCTTGAACACAAACATTTCGAGTTTGGTACTCAAGATAAAACTATAATTACCCGTGAATATCCAATGGATTGGGAAAAAGGGATGGAACCATACTACCCTATTAATGATGAACGTAATAATAACTTGTACGAAAAATACAAAGCATTGGGAAAAGCCGATGAACAGGTAATTTTTGGTGGCCGATTAGGAGAGTATAAATATTACGATATGGATAAAGTTATGGCTTCGGCATTGGATAAATCCAAATTAATTATTGAATAA
- a CDS encoding metalloprotease family protein has translation MYTLKKLNSRFRDTLKVLFPTYHLFFFDLNLLDIIILLACVFVPQVWDYEEIEYFPYIALVLVIHELGHLIAMKHFGYKKLRMRFIGPLALAVGEKEDAKPKEKLIVFLAGPLPGIVLGFMLLLSFLYFDIPKDDTIYFFLIINGFNLLPLFPLDGGQFFKVLFFEKEKENLVFLTCSFIGLTALQFYIFDFILLIISFFVLFILILDLYLFYLNKQSEKEQESLFQPVSKKTRIIFLSIWCLFFFSTLGFYFNPV, from the coding sequence ATGTATACTTTAAAAAAGTTAAATAGTAGATTCAGAGATACTTTAAAGGTTTTGTTTCCAACCTATCATCTGTTCTTCTTTGATTTGAATCTTTTAGATATTATTATACTTCTTGCTTGTGTTTTTGTTCCTCAGGTTTGGGATTATGAAGAAATTGAATATTTCCCTTATATCGCCTTAGTGTTGGTTATTCATGAATTAGGACATTTAATTGCAATGAAACATTTTGGGTACAAAAAACTTAGAATGAGATTTATAGGCCCTTTAGCTCTGGCTGTTGGAGAAAAGGAAGATGCAAAACCCAAGGAAAAGTTAATTGTATTTTTAGCAGGACCTCTTCCCGGAATTGTACTGGGTTTTATGCTATTGCTTTCTTTTCTGTATTTCGATATCCCCAAAGATGATACGATTTACTTTTTCCTAATAATAAATGGCTTTAACCTTTTGCCATTATTTCCACTTGATGGAGGACAATTCTTTAAAGTATTGTTTTTCGAAAAGGAAAAGGAAAATTTAGTTTTTCTTACTTGTTCTTTCATCGGACTTACGGCTCTTCAGTTTTATATTTTTGATTTTATTTTGCTCATTATTAGCTTTTTTGTGCTTTTTATATTGATATTGGATTTGTACCTATTTTATTTGAACAAGCAATCAGAAAAAGAGCAGGAATCTCTTTTTCAACCTGTCTCAAAAAAAACAAGAATAATTTTTCTATCGATTTGGTGCTTGTTTTTCTTTTCTACACTTGGGTTTTATTTTAACCCTGTATAA
- a CDS encoding site-specific integrase has product MHTDRNKPDVTTAIILEKRVSNKEGKHPVKLRITYQRKRKYYLLQESNTTLKGESYTLEEYNNIQKPNSRGINKAKRLKFDEVEKRAIQIIDSLDEFSFEAFEFEYLNKRKEYTTIQAYFEQKAQELDEEDKVQTANLYRSALISFLKFDKKLSFHKITPKYLKNYENWLIAEGGTYTTVGMYMRNLKHIVNRALNDKIIKTYPFGTAKDKYQIPKSHNTKKALSIVEIEKLYKYQADDRNEFVAQQYWFFSYLCNGMNMADIANLKYKNIKGNSLTFIRKKTKNTTSEKTEINVFLSPEIFQIIDNIGNENKEPESYVFPIYKDGLTAIQENNKLKQHIKNTNKYFNRLAAKAGVEGNITTYWARHSYSTILKRSGAPIEFISEQLGHQSTKVTQNYLDSFEDEAREKFSAKLLYFNK; this is encoded by the coding sequence ATGCACACAGATAGGAATAAGCCCGATGTAACTACTGCCATTATATTAGAAAAAAGAGTTTCTAATAAAGAGGGTAAGCACCCTGTTAAATTAAGAATCACCTACCAGAGAAAAAGAAAATATTACTTACTACAAGAATCAAATACTACTTTAAAAGGTGAAAGCTACACACTTGAGGAGTATAATAATATTCAGAAACCAAATTCAAGAGGGATAAATAAAGCTAAAAGGCTCAAATTTGATGAGGTTGAAAAAAGAGCAATACAGATTATTGATTCACTTGATGAATTTAGTTTTGAAGCTTTTGAATTTGAATATCTAAATAAGAGAAAAGAGTACACTACAATACAAGCCTATTTTGAGCAGAAAGCACAGGAGCTTGATGAGGAGGATAAGGTGCAAACGGCTAACCTTTACAGATCTGCATTAATATCCTTTCTTAAATTTGATAAAAAGCTAAGTTTCCATAAAATTACACCAAAGTATTTAAAGAACTATGAAAACTGGTTGATTGCTGAGGGGGGAACTTATACCACCGTTGGAATGTACATGAGGAATTTAAAGCATATTGTAAATAGGGCTTTAAACGATAAAATAATAAAAACTTACCCTTTTGGAACTGCTAAAGATAAATATCAGATCCCTAAAAGCCACAACACAAAAAAAGCCTTGTCTATTGTTGAGATTGAAAAGCTTTATAAATATCAAGCCGATGATAGAAACGAGTTTGTAGCTCAGCAATATTGGTTTTTTAGCTACTTGTGTAATGGTATGAATATGGCAGATATAGCCAATTTAAAGTACAAAAATATAAAAGGCAATAGTTTAACCTTTATCAGGAAGAAAACTAAAAATACAACCTCAGAGAAAACAGAAATAAACGTTTTCTTAAGTCCTGAAATTTTTCAAATAATAGATAATATAGGTAATGAGAATAAAGAGCCTGAAAGCTATGTTTTCCCAATCTACAAAGATGGATTAACTGCCATTCAAGAAAATAATAAGCTAAAGCAGCATATTAAGAACACTAATAAATATTTTAATCGATTAGCAGCTAAAGCAGGTGTTGAGGGTAATATTACAACTTATTGGGCACGTCATAGCTATTCTACTATTTTGAAACGATCAGGAGCACCTATTGAATTTATTAGTGAGCAATTAGGGCATCAATCAACCAAAGTAACACAAAACTATCTTGATAGCTTTGAAGATGAAGCAAGGGAAAAGTTTTCAGCCAAATTATTATATTTTAACAAATGA
- a CDS encoding helix-turn-helix domain-containing protein, whose protein sequence is MVQLEQKLERLEKLIVCTQKTVLNIDDVCTLTGLSKSTLYKFTMLGTIPHYKQAKHLYFDRLELESWMKANRGFNAEEIKADAASCLNINKGGQKYV, encoded by the coding sequence ATGGTTCAACTAGAACAGAAGTTAGAAAGATTAGAGAAGCTTATTGTTTGTACTCAAAAAACGGTATTAAATATTGATGACGTTTGCACGCTCACAGGCTTAAGTAAAAGTACATTGTATAAGTTTACAATGTTGGGTACAATACCCCACTACAAACAGGCTAAACACCTTTATTTTGACAGGCTTGAGCTTGAAAGTTGGATGAAAGCCAATAGAGGTTTTAATGCTGAAGAGATTAAAGCAGATGCAGCATCTTGTTTAAACATAAACAAGGGAGGGCAAAAGTATGTTTAG
- a CDS encoding phage/plasmid replication protein, whose product MYDTVNMWLGWEQVGNFNLSTITRKLDNQTEHQKEDYTYISGSLRNYRVGLSETGISLKGSLPKYVHGYNLHTLTRSGAERAIQQLSDDLSLPIKKARITQVDLSTHFLMNRPAKDYYSYLGSKPYFKRLQATDETLYYNAKARQLIFYNKLKEATSKGADIPDVFLNENTLRYEIRHKGSLPKQFKLPEVTASTLCEESFYMNLIDIWVNEYKGIQKRNRLSVGNMNDIKTVKDAENMLFGVLLNKVGLDEIENLVSDMKSKKVYSDPKYYSRLKSKLIQLANKPEITERSELITELDNEIGNIKQYYR is encoded by the coding sequence ATGTATGATACTGTAAACATGTGGCTAGGATGGGAACAGGTGGGCAACTTCAATTTGTCCACCATTACCAGGAAATTAGATAATCAGACTGAACACCAAAAAGAGGATTACACCTACATAAGTGGCAGTCTTAGAAATTACAGAGTAGGCTTATCAGAAACAGGTATTTCATTAAAAGGTAGTTTGCCCAAATATGTACATGGTTACAATTTGCATACTTTAACACGATCAGGAGCAGAAAGAGCCATACAGCAATTGAGTGATGATCTTAGTTTGCCAATTAAAAAAGCAAGGATTACTCAGGTAGATTTGTCTACTCATTTTTTAATGAACAGACCTGCAAAAGATTATTATTCATACTTAGGTAGTAAACCATATTTTAAGCGTTTACAGGCAACTGATGAAACATTGTATTATAACGCTAAAGCAAGGCAATTAATCTTCTATAATAAGCTTAAAGAAGCAACTTCAAAAGGTGCTGATATTCCTGATGTATTTTTAAATGAAAATACATTGAGGTATGAAATAAGGCACAAAGGGAGTTTGCCTAAACAGTTTAAACTACCTGAGGTAACTGCAAGTACATTGTGTGAGGAATCCTTTTATATGAATCTGATTGATATTTGGGTGAATGAATATAAAGGCATTCAAAAAAGAAACCGTTTAAGCGTTGGTAATATGAATGATATAAAAACTGTAAAGGATGCTGAAAATATGTTGTTTGGTGTGCTACTTAATAAAGTTGGTTTAGATGAGATTGAAAATCTTGTCTCTGATATGAAATCAAAAAAAGTATATTCTGATCCAAAGTATTATAGTAGGCTAAAGAGTAAATTGATCCAGTTGGCAAATAAGCCTGAAATAACTGAAAGAAGTGAGCTAATAACTGAACTAGATAATGAGATCGGGAACATTAAGCAATATTATAGGTGA
- a CDS encoding superinfection immunity protein, whose protein sequence is MSGFLLTLALIGVYFIPTFVGWNKKNVNAIILLNIFLGWTFIGWVVALVWAVTKD, encoded by the coding sequence ATGTCTGGATTTCTTTTAACGTTAGCTTTAATAGGAGTTTATTTTATTCCCACTTTTGTTGGTTGGAATAAAAAAAATGTAAATGCAATTATACTTTTAAATATTTTTTTGGGTTGGACGTTTATTGGGTGGGTGGTTGCTCTAGTTTGGGCAGTTACTAAAGATTAG
- a CDS encoding transposase yields the protein MNGDKFRRQYKTNLSGFDQWDKKLHAKDYLIFPENIGSNLALDETAFSNGELYTILSNKDKKGKQGSLVGVFNGTQADSIISLIREHISEELRYTVKEVTLDMAGSMNKIVRKCFLKAEITTDRFHVQKLANDAVQELRIKHRWKIIDDENAEYKKAKLEGKLYKPEILENGDTLRQLMARARYALYKSPEKWTTSQEIRARLLFERFPEIKKAYRLSDGLRKIYNQSLEPNVARLKLAQWFDEIERAGMDSFNSIKRTFEVHHKQIVNYFLNRSTNAFAESLNAKIKNFRRSLRGIVDLDFFLFRLSKIFA from the coding sequence ATAAATGGTGATAAATTTCGAAGACAGTACAAAACAAATTTAAGTGGTTTTGATCAATGGGATAAAAAGCTACACGCCAAAGATTACCTGATATTTCCTGAAAACATAGGTTCTAATTTAGCTCTTGATGAAACAGCCTTTTCAAATGGAGAGTTGTATACCATTCTCAGTAACAAAGATAAAAAAGGAAAGCAAGGTAGCTTGGTTGGTGTGTTTAACGGAACGCAAGCTGATTCCATTATAAGTTTAATTCGCGAACACATTTCAGAAGAGTTGCGCTATACCGTTAAAGAAGTTACTCTTGACATGGCTGGTAGCATGAATAAGATCGTAAGAAAATGTTTTCTAAAAGCTGAAATCACTACAGATCGATTTCATGTGCAAAAGCTGGCCAATGATGCCGTACAAGAGCTTAGAATTAAGCATAGGTGGAAGATAATAGATGATGAAAATGCAGAGTATAAGAAAGCGAAATTAGAAGGAAAATTGTATAAACCTGAAATATTGGAAAATGGTGATACACTGCGACAATTGATGGCTAGAGCTCGTTATGCATTGTATAAATCTCCGGAAAAATGGACTACATCTCAAGAAATCAGAGCTCGTTTATTATTTGAAAGATTTCCCGAAATTAAGAAAGCATACAGGCTCTCGGATGGACTTAGAAAAATATACAATCAATCTTTAGAACCAAATGTAGCAAGACTTAAACTAGCACAATGGTTCGATGAAATTGAAAGAGCCGGAATGGATTCTTTTAATTCAATAAAAAGAACTTTTGAAGTACATCATAAACAAATTGTTAATTATTTCTTGAATAGAAGTACAAACGCTTTTGCCGAATCTTTAAATGCTAAAATTAAAAATTTCAGAAGATCTTTAAGAGGGATTGTTGATTTAGATTTCTTCCTTTTTAGGTTATCTAAAATTTTTGCTTAG
- a CDS encoding energy transducer TonB — protein sequence MEVKKSPKADLENKRGLFLEIGLALTLAFVFLAFEWRVDSSEATGLEDQQEMEAEEEMIPVTRQEPVKPPPPPPPAPKVADVLDIVDNDEEIEDELEIEDSDADMDEEIEIQVVEEEEEEDEAQVFVIVEDMPEFPGGQLELQKWIAKSIKYPVIAQENGITGRVFVTFVVNKVGGVEQVRVVRGVDPSLDKEAVRVINKMPKWKPGKQRGKAVKVSYTVPINFQLQ from the coding sequence ATGGAAGTTAAGAAGTCACCTAAAGCAGATCTTGAAAATAAGAGAGGTCTCTTTCTTGAGATTGGTCTGGCACTGACTCTTGCCTTTGTGTTTCTTGCATTTGAATGGCGTGTAGATTCTTCGGAAGCTACAGGTTTGGAAGATCAACAAGAAATGGAGGCTGAAGAGGAGATGATTCCTGTTACCAGACAAGAACCTGTTAAGCCACCACCACCACCACCACCAGCACCTAAAGTAGCTGATGTTTTGGATATTGTGGATAACGATGAAGAAATTGAAGACGAGTTGGAAATTGAGGATTCTGACGCTGATATGGACGAGGAAATTGAAATTCAAGTCGTAGAGGAAGAAGAAGAAGAAGATGAAGCTCAGGTATTCGTTATTGTTGAGGATATGCCAGAATTTCCAGGAGGACAACTTGAATTACAAAAATGGATTGCGAAATCGATTAAATATCCTGTTATTGCTCAAGAAAATGGTATCACCGGTCGTGTATTTGTTACTTTCGTAGTAAATAAAGTAGGTGGTGTAGAGCAAGTTCGCGTTGTACGTGGAGTTGACCCATCTCTTGATAAGGAAGCAGTTCGTGTAATTAACAAGATGCCTAAGTGGAAGCCAGGTAAACAACGTGGTAAAGCTGTAAAAGTATCTTACACAGTACCTATCAACTTCCAGTTACAGTAG
- the hflX gene encoding GTPase HflX, with protein MGDYLTTKKETEKAVLIGVIDQSKNMTVQEVNEYLAELDFLALTAGATTVKQFTQKLDYPNPKTFVGAGKLDEIKKYLEANEEVGLVIFDDELSPTQLRNVERVLERKVLDRTNLILDIFASRAQTAHAKTQVELAQYQYMLPRLTRMWTHLERQRGGIGMRGPGETQIETDRRIILDKIAKLKLDLKKIDKQKATQRKNRGKLVRVALVGYTNVGKSTIMNMLSKSDVFAENKLFATLDTTVRKVVIQNVPFLLADTVGFIRKLPHHLVESFKSTLDEVREADVILHVVDISHPNFEDHIKVVNETMSEIDNREKPTFLVFNKIDAFTYVKKDEDDLLPKTRENYSLEELKQMWIAKGEIPCLFISAIKKDNIEEFREKVYAEIREIHSARFPYNDFLYQDYSNLMD; from the coding sequence ATGGGAGACTACCTTACTACAAAAAAAGAAACGGAAAAAGCTGTTTTGATTGGTGTAATAGATCAATCGAAAAATATGACTGTGCAGGAAGTAAATGAATATCTTGCAGAGTTAGATTTTTTAGCCTTAACAGCAGGTGCTACTACAGTAAAGCAATTTACTCAGAAATTAGATTATCCTAATCCTAAAACCTTTGTGGGTGCAGGTAAATTGGATGAGATAAAAAAATATTTAGAAGCTAACGAAGAGGTTGGATTAGTGATTTTTGATGATGAACTATCACCAACACAACTTAGAAATGTGGAACGAGTGCTCGAAAGAAAAGTATTAGATAGAACCAATCTAATTCTAGATATATTTGCCAGTAGAGCACAAACGGCTCATGCCAAAACTCAGGTAGAATTGGCTCAATATCAATATATGTTGCCACGATTAACCAGAATGTGGACACACCTTGAGCGTCAGCGTGGAGGTATTGGTATGCGTGGACCTGGAGAAACTCAAATTGAGACCGACCGAAGAATAATTTTGGATAAAATTGCTAAATTAAAGCTAGACCTAAAAAAGATTGACAAACAGAAGGCTACTCAGCGAAAAAATAGAGGAAAATTGGTTCGTGTAGCTCTTGTAGGCTACACAAATGTTGGGAAATCGACAATTATGAACATGTTGAGTAAATCCGATGTTTTTGCTGAGAATAAGCTGTTTGCAACTCTTGATACTACTGTTCGCAAGGTGGTAATTCAAAATGTACCTTTCCTTTTAGCAGATACTGTGGGATTTATTCGAAAGCTTCCTCATCATCTGGTCGAATCGTTTAAATCTACATTAGATGAAGTTCGTGAAGCTGATGTTATTCTTCATGTTGTAGATATTTCTCATCCTAATTTCGAAGATCATATTAAAGTGGTTAACGAAACCATGTCGGAAATTGACAATAGAGAAAAGCCTACATTCCTTGTATTTAATAAGATAGATGCATTTACTTACGTTAAAAAGGATGAGGATGATCTATTACCTAAGACAAGAGAAAATTATAGCTTAGAAGAATTAAAACAAATGTGGATTGCTAAAGGAGAAATTCCTTGCTTATTTATTTCGGCTATTAAAAAAGATAATATTGAAGAATTTAGAGAGAAAGTTTATGCTGAAATTCGCGAAATTCATTCTGCAAGATTCCCATATAATGATTTTCTTTATCAGGATTATTCGAATTTAATGGATTAG
- a CDS encoding aspartate-semialdehyde dehydrogenase — translation MRIAVVGATGLVGQKILEVLEERNFTVSELYPVASERSVGKEVTFSGKKYKVISMEDAINLKPQIAIFSAGGDTSLKFAPEFAKVGTTVVDNSSAWRMDESKKLVVPEINASELSKDDKIIANPNCSTIQMIVALAPLHKKYKMERLVISTYQSITGTGVKAVKQLENERTGVDGEKAYPYEIDKNCLPHCDVFTDNGYTKEEMKLVNETRKILKDDSIRITATAVRVPVVGGHSEAVNIEFAKDFELADVKDILTKADGIIVQDDIENNEYPMPKYSHEKDEVFVGRIRRDFSNPKTLNMWIVADNLRKGAATNAVQIAEYLAKHKLV, via the coding sequence ATGAGAATTGCAGTTGTAGGAGCTACGGGCCTTGTGGGCCAGAAAATACTGGAAGTTTTAGAGGAGAGAAACTTTACAGTTAGCGAGTTATACCCTGTTGCCAGTGAAAGATCTGTTGGTAAGGAAGTTACCTTTAGTGGTAAGAAGTATAAAGTTATCAGTATGGAAGATGCAATTAATTTAAAACCACAAATTGCAATATTTTCTGCTGGCGGTGATACTTCATTAAAATTTGCTCCTGAATTTGCCAAAGTTGGTACTACTGTGGTCGATAATTCATCGGCATGGAGAATGGATGAGAGCAAAAAATTAGTTGTTCCGGAAATTAATGCTTCAGAACTAAGTAAAGACGACAAAATTATTGCCAACCCTAATTGTTCAACTATTCAAATGATAGTTGCCTTAGCACCATTGCATAAAAAATATAAAATGGAGCGTTTGGTAATTTCTACTTATCAGTCGATTACAGGAACTGGTGTAAAAGCAGTTAAACAATTAGAAAATGAGAGAACGGGAGTTGATGGTGAAAAGGCTTACCCTTACGAAATTGACAAGAACTGTTTACCCCATTGCGATGTATTTACCGACAATGGCTATACTAAAGAAGAGATGAAACTGGTTAACGAAACCAGAAAGATTTTAAAAGACGACAGCATAAGAATTACGGCTACAGCTGTACGTGTTCCTGTTGTTGGAGGTCATAGCGAAGCAGTAAATATTGAATTTGCCAAGGATTTTGAACTTGCTGATGTGAAAGATATTTTAACTAAAGCAGACGGAATTATTGTTCAGGATGATATTGAAAATAATGAATATCCAATGCCAAAATACTCTCACGAAAAAGATGAAGTTTTTGTAGGACGTATTCGTAGAGATTTCTCTAATCCGAAAACATTAAATATGTGGATTGTAGCAGATAATTTGCGTAAAGGAGCAGCTACCAATGCTGTCCAAATTGCAGAATATTTAGCCAAACATAAGTTGGTATAA